A single region of the Fibrobacter sp. genome encodes:
- a CDS encoding FtsX-like permease family protein, with the protein MNKLEWLIAWRYLGAQRKSLFVSLIGIFSMLGVSIGVFALVVALAAVNGFEEEVTAQMIGKDAHLEIMGYNGEPIANYDSLINEARTRESSIVSSSPFIIYKVGISSKKVNDGIVIYGIDPATAKEVTDIHKYIKWGEYSVDSLEDLTGKVRPGIILGSGLANRLRVVVGDKLVLQLFQSPDEALGSGPKMMMCVVSGIFETGTYEYDGNLAYIGLAELQKLLGMGNAVTGIQFRIKDHWQAGDVAVRMHDWLRYPYYAMDWKSKNITLLKWMNYEKFIVAAVICLIILVAAFNIISSLIMVVIDKTKEIGILRSMGFSKAGIMRVFMLMGSFIGVGGTIVGGTIGLVLCKLQEAYHFITLPGDVYVIPYFPISVHLVDVVLIFVIGIALCVLATLLPAWKASRLDPVGAIRHE; encoded by the coding sequence ATGAACAAACTGGAATGGCTTATCGCTTGGCGCTACCTGGGGGCTCAACGCAAGAGTCTCTTCGTATCGCTTATCGGCATTTTCAGTATGCTCGGCGTGAGTATCGGCGTGTTCGCGCTGGTGGTCGCGCTTGCCGCGGTTAACGGTTTCGAGGAAGAAGTCACCGCCCAGATGATAGGGAAGGACGCCCACCTCGAAATCATGGGGTACAACGGCGAACCGATTGCGAACTACGACAGCCTCATCAACGAGGCGAGAACCCGCGAATCTAGCATCGTGTCGTCTTCGCCGTTCATCATCTACAAGGTGGGCATCAGCTCCAAGAAGGTGAACGATGGTATCGTGATTTACGGTATCGACCCCGCGACGGCGAAGGAAGTGACCGACATCCACAAGTACATCAAGTGGGGCGAGTATTCCGTCGACAGTCTCGAAGATTTGACGGGCAAGGTCCGCCCGGGAATCATCCTCGGTTCGGGGCTTGCGAACCGTCTGCGCGTGGTCGTGGGCGACAAGCTCGTGCTCCAGCTTTTCCAGAGTCCGGACGAGGCCCTCGGCTCGGGTCCCAAGATGATGATGTGCGTGGTTAGCGGCATCTTCGAGACGGGCACTTACGAATACGACGGGAACCTCGCGTACATCGGCCTTGCCGAATTGCAAAAGCTGCTCGGTATGGGCAATGCGGTCACGGGTATCCAGTTCCGCATCAAGGACCACTGGCAGGCGGGCGATGTTGCTGTCCGCATGCATGATTGGCTTAGGTACCCGTATTACGCGATGGACTGGAAGTCGAAGAATATCACGCTCCTCAAGTGGATGAACTACGAGAAGTTCATCGTGGCGGCGGTCATCTGCCTCATCATCCTCGTGGCTGCGTTCAACATCATCAGCTCCCTCATCATGGTCGTCATCGACAAGACGAAGGAAATCGGCATCCTGCGCAGCATGGGCTTCAGCAAGGCGGGCATCATGCGCGTGTTTATGCTCATGGGCAGCTTTATCGGCGTGGGCGGTACGATTGTGGGCGGAACCATCGGTCTCGTGCTCTGCAAGTTGCAGGAGGCCTACCACTTCATCACGCTTCCGGGCGATGTCTACGTGATTCCCTATTTCCCGATTTCTGTGCACCTGGTCGATGTCGTTCTTATTTTCGTTATTGGCATTGCGCTTTGCGTGCTGGCGACGCTGTTGCCGGCCTGGAAGGCGAGCAGGCTTGACCCCGTAGGAGCGATTAGGCATGAGTAG
- a CDS encoding glycosyltransferase, whose product MNLLTAVCNKFDAHVLWLKTPKFFSDEKSAEENAADSRGFTSHEIWAKSLYSGFFSFRAPFKKLLRRLSPDMIFFIRPELGFLVPVAAKACPSAKTVMFVHDTFAETLYPHSVKFKLLNLFYIRPTVKADSFVYNSNWTRGEAAKFFGPQMSEKPGAVIGCPIDSGLFKKPETPVTAEAKAQFRRKRGIRNFYGMCLNVSLDEPRKNIDTYFEMARLRPDVAFVRVGKFSERLKAIVNEKKLYNVFHFREFDARELVEFYRHADLMVYPSFLEGFGLPPIESIACGTPAVCAKASAVRENLEGVCPLVEKPDDAPAYAAVLDRVLAGENVIDETAAQELLSRCSMESFASRVVGFLDRIGQEKSR is encoded by the coding sequence GTGAATTTGCTCACGGCTGTGTGCAACAAATTCGACGCGCATGTACTTTGGTTGAAAACTCCCAAGTTTTTTTCTGACGAGAAAAGCGCCGAAGAAAATGCCGCTGATTCCCGTGGATTCACCTCGCACGAAATCTGGGCGAAGTCCCTTTATTCGGGTTTTTTCTCGTTCCGTGCCCCTTTCAAGAAATTGCTGCGCCGCCTTTCGCCGGACATGATTTTCTTTATCCGTCCTGAACTGGGATTCCTCGTGCCCGTGGCAGCGAAGGCCTGCCCTTCGGCAAAGACGGTGATGTTCGTGCACGATACTTTCGCCGAAACGCTCTACCCGCATAGCGTCAAGTTTAAGTTGCTTAATTTGTTCTACATTCGCCCGACGGTCAAGGCGGATTCCTTTGTCTACAACTCGAACTGGACCCGCGGTGAGGCCGCCAAGTTCTTTGGCCCGCAGATGTCGGAGAAGCCGGGGGCCGTTATCGGTTGCCCGATCGATTCCGGACTGTTCAAGAAGCCCGAAACTCCCGTGACAGCGGAAGCGAAGGCACAGTTCCGCCGCAAGCGCGGCATTCGCAATTTTTACGGGATGTGCCTCAACGTGAGTCTCGACGAGCCGCGCAAGAATATCGATACGTATTTCGAGATGGCGCGGCTGCGCCCCGATGTGGCCTTTGTGCGCGTAGGGAAGTTTTCCGAACGCCTGAAGGCCATCGTGAACGAGAAGAAACTTTACAACGTGTTCCATTTCAGGGAATTCGACGCCCGCGAACTCGTGGAATTCTACCGCCATGCCGACCTTATGGTTTACCCGAGCTTCCTGGAAGGTTTCGGGCTCCCGCCGATAGAATCGATTGCCTGCGGTACGCCCGCGGTGTGCGCGAAGGCTTCCGCCGTCAGGGAGAACCTGGAAGGCGTCTGCCCGCTTGTAGAAAAGCCCGACGATGCGCCAGCATATGCGGCTGTTCTCGACCGGGTGCTGGCCGGCGAAAACGTCATCGACGAAACGGCCGCGCAGGAACTGCTATCCCGCTGTTCCATGGAAAGTTTCGCCTCGCGCGTAGTCGGGTTCCTCGACCGGATTGGTCAGGAAAAATCCCGCTAG
- the lysS gene encoding lysine--tRNA ligase translates to MAMQDMNDQVQARLAKLEKFKEMGVEAYPHKFNRTHDSKTLKENKEALMASGEEVAFAGRVVRFNRKGKMCFMHLKDRYGRLQVVCARDEVGEENYEIVKMTDLGDFIGVNGFMFETQTGEYSVHVKKVTMLSKAVRPLPVAKEKIDENGNKVVFNEFADVDTRYRQRYIDMALNDDVKEVFIKRSKIMQAIREYLIEKGFIEVETPTLQPIYGGANARPFTTHHNACDMTLYLRVAPELYLKRCIVGGMEKVFEFSKNFRNEGMDRTHSPEFTGLEFYEAYADYNDMMVHFENIYERACIAANGTTKIEYQGKEIDFKAPWPRYSMIEAIEKFGGLKVNDMSDDEIKAKMEELGGHLDGEFSRGRGILELFELTVEDKLIQPTFIKDMPTESTPLCKKHRTIEGLIEQFEPYANGWELGNAYTELNDPIRQRELLEDQVRRGRGGEGETHPMDENFMHAIESGLPPTGGVGFGIDRMVMLLTNQQTIRDVQLFPLMKPETC, encoded by the coding sequence ATGGCAATGCAAGACATGAATGACCAGGTTCAGGCTCGTTTGGCGAAGCTTGAAAAGTTCAAGGAAATGGGCGTGGAGGCCTATCCGCACAAGTTCAACCGCACGCACGATTCCAAGACCCTGAAAGAGAACAAGGAAGCCCTGATGGCAAGCGGCGAGGAAGTCGCTTTTGCCGGCCGCGTGGTCCGTTTCAACCGCAAGGGCAAGATGTGCTTCATGCACCTGAAGGACCGCTATGGTCGCCTCCAGGTGGTTTGCGCCCGTGACGAAGTGGGCGAGGAAAATTACGAAATCGTGAAGATGACCGACCTCGGCGACTTTATCGGCGTGAACGGCTTCATGTTCGAGACCCAGACGGGTGAATACTCCGTGCACGTGAAGAAGGTGACGATGCTTTCCAAGGCCGTGCGCCCGCTCCCGGTGGCCAAGGAAAAGATTGACGAGAACGGCAACAAGGTCGTTTTCAACGAATTTGCTGACGTGGATACCCGTTACCGCCAGCGCTACATCGATATGGCCCTGAACGACGACGTGAAGGAAGTCTTCATCAAGCGTTCCAAGATTATGCAGGCTATTCGCGAATACCTGATCGAGAAGGGCTTTATCGAGGTCGAGACCCCGACGCTCCAGCCGATTTACGGTGGCGCGAACGCCCGCCCGTTCACCACGCACCACAACGCCTGCGACATGACGCTTTACCTGCGTGTGGCCCCGGAACTTTACCTCAAGCGCTGCATCGTTGGCGGTATGGAAAAGGTGTTCGAATTCTCCAAGAACTTCCGTAACGAAGGCATGGACCGCACTCACAGCCCGGAATTCACCGGTCTCGAGTTCTACGAAGCCTATGCCGACTACAACGATATGATGGTGCACTTCGAGAACATCTACGAACGCGCCTGCATCGCGGCGAACGGCACTACGAAGATTGAATACCAGGGCAAGGAAATCGATTTCAAGGCCCCGTGGCCCCGCTACAGCATGATTGAAGCCATCGAAAAGTTTGGCGGCCTGAAGGTCAACGACATGAGCGACGACGAGATCAAGGCCAAGATGGAAGAACTTGGCGGCCACCTCGACGGCGAGTTCAGCCGCGGCCGCGGTATCCTCGAACTGTTCGAGCTCACCGTGGAAGACAAGCTCATCCAGCCGACGTTCATCAAGGACATGCCGACCGAAAGTACCCCGCTCTGCAAGAAGCACCGCACCATCGAAGGGCTCATCGAACAGTTCGAGCCCTACGCTAACGGATGGGAGCTGGGCAACGCCTATACCGAACTTAACGACCCCATCCGTCAGCGTGAGCTCCTGGAAGACCAGGTGCGCCGCGGCCGCGGTGGTGAAGGTGAAACCCACCCGATGGACGAAAACTTCATGCACGCCATCGAGTCCGGCCTGCCTCCTACCGGCGGTGTCGGTTTCGGCATCGACCGCATGGTCATGCTCCTTACGAACCAGCAGACCATCCGCGACGTGCAGCTGTTCCCGCTGATGAAGCCGGAGACTTGCTAA
- a CDS encoding carbon-nitrogen hydrolase: MSTKSKIKIATLQGKWTGDFDSNNAWYVEQARALKGKGYDLVVLPELFHTPYFPFEENADFFDLAIEKDNPLVAQWQGIAKELNAVVVFPFFEKRARGIYHNSAFVFERDGSIAGLYRKSHIPDDPAFYEKYYFIPGDTGFEPIKTSAGTLGVLICWDQWFPEAARIMSLKGADVLIYPTAIGWMDSEPKEIYPRQQDSWTTVMRGHAIANRTFVVAANRIGTEGHLTFWGTSFVSAPDGYFIEKCAPDFLGVSTVEIDLAETEENRRWWPHFRDRRIDLYKDILKIWCE; encoded by the coding sequence ATGAGCACTAAGAGCAAAATCAAGATTGCAACATTGCAAGGCAAGTGGACCGGCGATTTCGACAGCAACAACGCCTGGTACGTGGAACAGGCCCGCGCCCTCAAGGGCAAAGGCTATGACCTGGTCGTTCTGCCGGAACTCTTCCACACGCCATACTTCCCGTTCGAAGAAAACGCGGACTTCTTCGACCTCGCCATCGAAAAGGACAATCCGCTGGTCGCCCAGTGGCAGGGTATCGCGAAGGAACTGAACGCCGTCGTGGTGTTCCCCTTCTTCGAAAAACGCGCCCGCGGCATTTACCACAATTCCGCCTTCGTGTTCGAACGCGACGGAAGCATCGCCGGGCTCTACCGCAAGAGCCATATTCCCGACGATCCGGCCTTCTACGAAAAATACTACTTCATTCCCGGCGATACGGGTTTCGAACCCATCAAAACGTCTGCCGGCACTCTCGGCGTGCTCATCTGCTGGGACCAGTGGTTCCCCGAAGCCGCCCGCATCATGAGCCTCAAGGGAGCGGACGTCCTGATTTATCCCACCGCCATCGGCTGGATGGACAGCGAACCCAAGGAAATCTACCCGCGCCAGCAGGATAGCTGGACCACCGTCATGCGTGGCCACGCCATCGCGAACCGCACGTTCGTGGTTGCAGCGAACCGCATCGGAACCGAAGGCCATCTCACGTTCTGGGGCACGAGCTTCGTCTCCGCACCGGACGGCTACTTCATCGAAAAGTGCGCGCCCGACTTCCTCGGCGTCTCCACGGTAGAAATCGACCTCGCCGAAACAGAAGAAAACCGCCGCTGGTGGCCGCATTTCCGCGACCGCCGTATCGACCTTTACAAAGACATCCTCAAGATTTGGTGCGAATAA
- a CDS encoding agmatine deiminase family protein codes for MALATLRYPAEWEEQKATWLSFPHNPENWHGERGVKIRKFYIDLILAISDFQPVNVLIPKKDFLTKKEKEALECTSFPVNFAVIKTDDIWIRDYGPFFVKKGRKTIVSEAVFNAWGAKFPPWKNDNQIPSRIAKAFGYPEGKKIPYIFEGGAIEVNDDGLGITTLDCLVGKNRNKTEDLSSVIKAICTTLGLKSLLVLPHGLNGDHTDGHIDNVARFVGTKRLVMAWDANMKSKNAKILAEAKYLIETWLKAFYSNDFAVDTLALPPQRKLPDGQILPASYMNFIFVNGGLIYPKYKCKNDAVAQQYFESVYPDRFVVGLDCRTVIEEGGSLHCMSKHESK; via the coding sequence ATGGCATTAGCAACACTCCGTTATCCCGCAGAATGGGAAGAGCAGAAGGCCACATGGCTCTCCTTCCCCCACAACCCGGAAAACTGGCATGGCGAACGCGGCGTCAAGATCCGCAAGTTCTACATCGACCTCATCCTTGCCATCAGCGATTTCCAGCCGGTAAACGTGCTTATCCCGAAAAAGGACTTCCTGACCAAAAAAGAGAAAGAAGCCCTCGAATGCACCTCCTTCCCGGTCAATTTCGCCGTCATCAAGACCGACGACATCTGGATTCGCGACTACGGCCCGTTCTTCGTGAAGAAAGGGCGCAAGACCATCGTTTCTGAAGCCGTTTTCAACGCATGGGGCGCAAAATTTCCGCCCTGGAAGAACGACAACCAGATTCCGTCCCGAATCGCCAAGGCTTTCGGTTATCCCGAAGGGAAAAAGATTCCCTACATTTTCGAAGGCGGCGCCATCGAAGTGAACGATGACGGGCTCGGCATCACCACGCTGGACTGCCTCGTCGGCAAAAATCGCAACAAGACCGAGGACCTTTCCAGCGTCATCAAGGCGATATGTACGACCCTCGGGCTCAAGAGCCTGCTGGTCCTCCCCCACGGACTGAACGGCGACCATACGGACGGCCACATAGACAACGTTGCCCGTTTCGTCGGCACCAAAAGGCTCGTCATGGCATGGGACGCCAACATGAAATCGAAGAACGCCAAGATCCTTGCCGAAGCGAAATACCTCATCGAGACATGGCTCAAGGCATTCTACAGCAATGATTTTGCTGTCGACACGCTCGCGCTCCCCCCGCAGAGGAAACTTCCCGATGGGCAGATACTCCCCGCGAGCTACATGAACTTCATTTTCGTGAACGGCGGCTTAATTTACCCGAAATACAAGTGCAAGAACGATGCCGTCGCGCAGCAATACTTCGAAAGCGTGTATCCGGACAGGTTCGTCGTCGGACTCGACTGCCGTACGGTCATCGAGGAAGGCGGAAGCCTCCACTGCATGAGCAAGCACGAAAGCAAATAA
- a CDS encoding glycosyltransferase, with product MSRICIVLATYNGERFLEEMLQSLVNQTRPADKVIAINDASQDSSVSILESFQEKLPLEIFRQAQNGGHCKAFATGLEHARQYAGPGDLIALADQDDIWKADKLEKLEKEIGNRALVFGDAEVIDKSGNVIRDSWRKEALIQKAIPIKAQIAGINNVTGCLSLFKAELLDMILPIPEGVTVHDRWVAMIAERNGGIKAIDDAVVQYRLHDSNAVGGKPAPAMSKTLEIQQRWLRMILENCERLSLTADEILFTKHLLNLSQKRMNRYFMPFEIPWVFANRKVLFEKVPALALTKKILFTVIGLPLAKRIWKKS from the coding sequence ATGAGCCGCATATGCATCGTCCTTGCGACCTACAACGGTGAGCGGTTTCTGGAAGAGATGCTTCAATCTCTCGTAAACCAGACCCGTCCCGCCGACAAAGTCATCGCCATCAACGACGCCTCGCAGGATTCCAGCGTCAGCATTCTCGAATCCTTCCAAGAAAAACTCCCGCTCGAAATATTCAGACAGGCGCAGAACGGCGGGCACTGCAAGGCATTCGCGACCGGGCTCGAACACGCGAGGCAATACGCAGGGCCAGGCGACCTGATTGCCCTTGCCGACCAGGACGACATCTGGAAGGCGGACAAGCTCGAGAAACTCGAAAAAGAAATCGGCAACCGCGCACTCGTTTTCGGGGACGCCGAAGTCATCGACAAAAGCGGAAACGTCATCCGCGATTCATGGCGCAAAGAAGCGCTCATCCAGAAAGCCATCCCCATCAAGGCGCAAATTGCGGGCATCAACAATGTAACTGGATGCCTATCGCTTTTCAAGGCGGAGCTTCTCGACATGATTCTCCCCATTCCGGAAGGCGTCACGGTACATGACCGCTGGGTCGCGATGATTGCCGAAAGGAACGGCGGAATCAAGGCCATCGACGATGCCGTCGTGCAATACCGCCTGCACGATTCAAACGCGGTCGGCGGAAAGCCCGCACCGGCCATGAGCAAGACGCTCGAAATTCAGCAGCGCTGGCTAAGGATGATTCTTGAAAACTGCGAGCGGCTCTCGCTCACTGCCGACGAAATCCTCTTCACGAAGCACTTGCTGAACCTTTCGCAAAAGCGCATGAACCGTTACTTCATGCCCTTCGAAATCCCGTGGGTTTTCGCGAACAGAAAGGTCCTCTTCGAAAAAGTTCCGGCACTCGCCTTGACCAAGAAAATTCTGTTTACCGTCATCGGGCTTCCGCTCGCAAAAAGAATCTGGAAAAAATCATGA
- a CDS encoding proline--tRNA ligase produces MKLSKYFYVTLRETPSDATMPSHIFLMRGGYIKPLSTGIYSMMPMGFRVIQKITNIIREEMNKIGGIEVDLPVVQTAELWSESGRYQAIGEELLRFKDRNNHNMVLAMTHEEAMTDLVRYVLNSYKQLPVMLYQFKTKYRDEARARGGLIRVREFLMKDAYSFHTSQEDLDRHYQEEYDAYLRIYRRVGIEPVVVQSDTGIMGGKVAHEFMLDTPNGEDYLILCKKCGYQANREIAKFQRVPFKGDENATLEKVATPNSESIEEITKFLNVPAESTAKCVFFDFEGKLITVVVPGNLDVSEIKLHNLLKAKELYPAEDSLIQACGMVPGFASPIGSHDTRVIVDEAIADSFDLVTGANEEGFHFKHCNPKRDFPKFEVADIAEASEVCKCPCCGELLTETRGIEMGNIFKLGTKFSESMGAKFLTAEKTSAPAIMGCYGIGVGRLMASVVENSHDDFGPIWPKSIAPFQVEIVPIGKEAELVELAEKFEKELEAAGIDVLVDDRDERPGVKFKDADLWGSPVRIAIGKKGLANGEVEWKFRSEKEFTMVKVEDVVAKAKEYFAN; encoded by the coding sequence ATGAAACTCTCCAAGTACTTCTATGTGACGCTCCGCGAAACGCCGAGCGATGCCACCATGCCCTCCCACATCTTCCTCATGCGCGGCGGCTACATCAAGCCCCTTTCTACCGGTATCTACTCCATGATGCCCATGGGCTTCCGCGTGATCCAGAAGATTACGAACATCATCCGCGAAGAAATGAACAAGATTGGCGGTATCGAAGTGGATTTGCCGGTAGTGCAGACCGCTGAACTCTGGAGCGAATCGGGCCGTTACCAGGCCATTGGCGAAGAACTGCTCCGCTTCAAGGATCGTAATAACCACAACATGGTGCTGGCCATGACCCACGAAGAAGCCATGACCGACCTCGTGCGCTACGTGCTCAACAGCTACAAGCAGCTGCCGGTGATGCTCTACCAGTTCAAGACCAAATACCGCGACGAAGCCCGTGCCCGCGGTGGCCTTATCCGCGTCCGCGAATTCTTGATGAAGGACGCTTACAGCTTCCACACCAGCCAGGAAGACCTGGACCGTCACTACCAGGAAGAATACGACGCCTACCTCCGCATCTACCGTCGCGTGGGCATTGAACCGGTGGTGGTGCAGAGCGATACGGGCATCATGGGCGGTAAGGTCGCTCACGAATTCATGCTCGATACTCCGAACGGCGAAGACTACTTGATTCTTTGTAAGAAGTGCGGCTATCAGGCCAACCGCGAAATCGCCAAGTTCCAGCGCGTCCCGTTCAAGGGCGACGAAAACGCTACGCTCGAAAAGGTCGCTACGCCGAACAGCGAAAGCATCGAAGAAATCACGAAATTCCTGAACGTTCCCGCCGAATCTACCGCCAAGTGCGTGTTCTTCGACTTCGAAGGCAAGCTCATCACGGTCGTGGTTCCGGGCAACCTCGACGTCTCTGAAATCAAGCTCCACAACTTGCTCAAGGCCAAGGAACTCTACCCGGCCGAAGACAGCCTCATCCAGGCTTGCGGCATGGTTCCGGGCTTTGCCTCCCCGATCGGTTCCCATGACACCCGCGTCATCGTGGACGAAGCTATCGCTGATTCCTTCGACCTCGTCACGGGCGCCAACGAAGAAGGTTTCCACTTCAAGCATTGCAACCCGAAGCGCGACTTCCCGAAGTTCGAAGTGGCCGACATCGCCGAAGCCAGCGAAGTCTGCAAGTGCCCCTGCTGCGGCGAACTCCTCACGGAAACTCGCGGTATCGAAATGGGCAACATCTTCAAGCTGGGCACCAAGTTCTCCGAATCCATGGGTGCCAAGTTCCTCACCGCCGAAAAGACCTCCGCTCCCGCCATCATGGGTTGCTACGGCATCGGCGTGGGCCGCTTGATGGCCTCCGTCGTCGAAAACAGCCACGATGACTTCGGACCGATTTGGCCCAAGTCCATCGCTCCGTTCCAGGTGGAAATCGTCCCGATCGGCAAGGAAGCCGAACTCGTTGAACTCGCCGAAAAGTTCGAAAAGGAACTCGAAGCCGCCGGCATCGACGTGCTCGTGGACGACCGCGACGAACGTCCGGGCGTGAAGTTCAAGGATGCCGACCTGTGGGGTTCTCCGGTGCGTATCGCCATCGGCAAGAAGGGCCTCGCGAACGGCGAAGTCGAATGGAAGTTCAGGAGCGAAAAGGAATTCACCATGGTCAAGGTCGAAGACGTTGTCGCCAAGGCCAAGGAATACTTCGCCAACTAA
- a CDS encoding carboxylesterase family protein codes for MRKILLAVLAISFAHGFAAERYKDRLFDVDVQKDVVYASGVNHLSALSKLSTTLSALASANGGTMVYLYDNEEDMQPIDLHMDIYSPKGDSENKRPAVLVLHGGAFAAGAKDDMDQQSVTYCDSLAARGFVTAAVQYRLGITAKTENMYISIDSANFSRTVYRGIQDVRAALRYMRVNANNLGIDPDRIYLLGNSAGAVLSLENIYVDKASEIPAVAKENPQLGGLDEYGVKGSNSEANGVVALWGGIHDVSIIEGKATPVLLVHGTADSTVLFKTGRPLGNISATFENVMPSMFASAGSLTVDVKAPTLYGSFVIDSVLKAKGIEHETYFVEGMSHEFYDDGDYDVKVKEKVFGFLYGLTQKPAMASVRAVVLAKASRIRMGEGNLSFTLGSGKDAQYAVMDMRGRKVMQGIAAAGESVDLSGLNSGVYVLNVRGERPVRFGLSK; via the coding sequence ATGAGAAAGATTCTGCTTGCCGTTCTCGCTATCTCTTTTGCGCATGGTTTTGCTGCCGAAAGGTACAAGGACAGGTTATTCGATGTGGATGTCCAGAAGGATGTCGTTTACGCCTCTGGCGTGAACCATTTGTCCGCATTGAGCAAACTTTCGACAACGCTTTCTGCTCTCGCTTCTGCAAATGGCGGCACGATGGTCTACCTCTACGATAACGAAGAGGATATGCAGCCTATAGACCTGCACATGGATATCTATAGCCCGAAGGGCGATTCCGAAAACAAGCGCCCCGCAGTGCTCGTTTTGCATGGAGGTGCTTTTGCGGCTGGCGCGAAAGACGATATGGACCAGCAGTCGGTCACCTACTGCGATTCTCTTGCCGCACGCGGTTTTGTCACTGCCGCGGTCCAGTACCGGTTGGGAATTACGGCAAAAACCGAGAACATGTACATCTCGATTGACAGCGCCAATTTTTCTAGAACGGTTTACCGCGGAATCCAGGATGTCCGAGCCGCGCTCCGTTACATGCGGGTGAATGCGAACAATTTGGGCATCGATCCGGACCGCATCTATTTGCTCGGGAACAGCGCCGGCGCCGTACTTTCTCTGGAGAATATCTATGTCGACAAGGCTTCCGAGATTCCTGCGGTCGCAAAAGAAAACCCGCAACTCGGTGGACTTGACGAATATGGGGTGAAGGGCTCCAATTCCGAAGCGAATGGGGTCGTGGCCCTGTGGGGCGGCATTCACGACGTTTCCATCATAGAGGGCAAGGCGACTCCGGTCTTGCTCGTGCACGGCACGGCCGACAGCACGGTCCTTTTCAAGACGGGGCGTCCGCTCGGGAATATCTCGGCGACGTTCGAAAACGTCATGCCGTCGATGTTTGCTTCCGCCGGTTCGCTTACGGTCGACGTGAAGGCGCCTACGCTTTACGGGAGCTTCGTTATCGATTCCGTGTTGAAGGCGAAGGGCATAGAGCACGAAACCTACTTTGTCGAGGGCATGTCGCACGAATTCTACGACGACGGTGATTACGACGTGAAGGTGAAGGAAAAAGTTTTCGGCTTCCTTTACGGCCTTACGCAGAAACCTGCGATGGCATCTGTACGCGCGGTTGTTCTCGCGAAGGCTTCGAGAATCCGCATGGGCGAGGGCAACTTGAGCTTCACGCTCGGCTCGGGCAAGGACGCGCAATACGCGGTCATGGACATGCGTGGCCGCAAGGTGATGCAGGGAATCGCTGCTGCAGGCGAGTCTGTCGACCTTTCGGGCCTGAATTCCGGCGTGTACGTGCTCAACGTGCGCGGGGAACGCCCTGTCCGCTTCGGCCTTTCGAAGTAG
- a CDS encoding fibrobacter succinogenes major paralogous domain-containing protein gives MLLKKIIPCLVGVFLFACGDDDRDFISRPDGGAVESSSSDEVKYSGSSAKSSSSSSSNGLDWSVPKEAYLNPEIDYGTMTDERDGKTYKTVKIGDQIWMAENLNFDAGLGGSGENAYEWSWCYNNVDKNCDVAGRLYTWAAAIDSVKLATDADNPQDCGYGKKCRLASAGSVILIQGVCPSGWHLPSYDEWTTLFTAVGGQSIAANVLKSQRGCFGNGNGSDAFGFSAVPVDTRLPNGVFGDDGNVAYFWSATEDDETYVFDVYAHCLEECTRLYISDKRYAYPIRCVKN, from the coding sequence ATGCTCTTGAAAAAAATCATTCCCTGCCTTGTTGGTGTATTTCTTTTTGCCTGTGGCGATGACGACCGCGATTTTATTTCGCGGCCGGATGGGGGTGCCGTCGAGTCTTCGTCTAGCGATGAGGTAAAGTATTCCGGCAGTTCTGCGAAATCCTCGTCGTCGAGTTCTTCGAATGGTTTAGATTGGAGTGTGCCCAAAGAGGCTTACTTGAACCCTGAAATTGATTACGGCACCATGACGGACGAACGCGACGGCAAAACCTACAAGACGGTAAAAATTGGCGATCAGATCTGGATGGCGGAGAACTTGAACTTTGACGCTGGTCTGGGAGGCTCGGGCGAAAATGCGTATGAATGGTCTTGGTGCTACAACAACGTCGACAAGAACTGTGACGTGGCCGGTCGCTTGTACACCTGGGCAGCAGCAATTGACTCTGTAAAACTTGCAACAGATGCGGATAACCCGCAGGACTGCGGCTACGGAAAGAAATGTCGCCTCGCTTCGGCGGGCTCAGTGATCTTAATTCAAGGCGTCTGCCCGTCGGGTTGGCACCTACCTAGTTATGATGAATGGACCACCCTGTTTACGGCTGTGGGTGGTCAATCGATTGCGGCCAATGTCCTTAAGTCCCAGAGAGGTTGCTTCGGTAATGGAAATGGCTCAGATGCTTTCGGGTTCTCCGCGGTGCCTGTTGACACTAGGCTTCCCAATGGCGTTTTTGGCGATGATGGCAACGTTGCCTATTTCTGGAGTGCCACTGAGGATGATGAAACCTATGTTTTCGATGTGTACGCGCATTGCCTCGAGGAGTGTACGCGCTTGTACATCAGCGATAAGCGCTACGCTTACCCTATCCGTTGCGTAAAGAACTAG